The genomic interval GCACCCCTGTCATCGCCGTTCTTCGCGCTCCCATGCGAAAGGGGTCCAGATTCATGCGCGGGAAGAGAATAAACAGCAGCAGCACCAGCGGCAGGGCCTGCAAAATGAGCCGCCCCGTCAGCCACGCCGGAGTCTTCGCCCCTGGCACGCCACGCCGGAAACGCACCATGCACCCGGCGATGAGCACATACGCGGAGAACATCATGACCGCGCTCAGGATGCTTTGGTCCGCCAGCAGTCCGCAGAGGCATAGAAACCAACCTATCATGGCGATAACCTGGAAATCATGCGGACTCCGGGATTCCAGCAGCTTACCCCCGGCAAGCACAATCAGCAGGGCCATGCCAGCTTCCATCGCCAACAAGTCTCCCTGGCTCAAATACACCCCCACTACCCCCACAGCGGTCATTGTCAGCGGCAACCAGCGCTGCTTCACCGGCCCCTTCATCAGGCTGCGGTAGGCCAGGCACAGGAAAAGAAAAATCAGCACCGGGGCTGCCACCACTTCATGCAGCGGGAGCACCGTCAAAAATAAGACCGCACTCAGCAGCACCAAGGGTCCGCGCGGCACCCCCGCACGGTGTTCATGACTGGGGGCGATCCGCACCGGTTTCCCCGTCTCCGTGCCGGCCAGCCCCCCGGCATGAACCTCCGCCAACGCCGCCAGGCAGCGCCGCGCATGGGCCTCCCCCTGCCCCGCAAGGATCTCCTGCCCCGGCAGGCGGATGCCATAGCTCAGTCCCTGCTGCTCGCTCATCTGGATCCAGCGCACCAGCTGCCCCACCCGCTCTCCTTCCGGCAGCGGTATGGCAGCCCAGTCCATCATGACCGCCTCACTGGCACCGCGTGACCACATTTTCACCATCATCGGCCTGCCACGCGCCACCGCGCGCCAGTCCACATGCTTGGGGGAATCCCCCGGATGCCATTCCCGCACCCCGGCAAAGTCATCCCCCTCCCGTCCAGGTGGGGAGCTGGTCCGGCTGCGGCCATCCACGCCCGCAGCCTCCACGGTGGAGGATGGCAGCGGCAGGTTTCCCGCAGCCGGTGGCACAGCATGGCGTGTCATCTCCACATTCACCACCCGCTGCGCCTGCAGAAGCCCCAGCGGATACGCGCTTCGCAGCATCAGCCGCACCGGCTGCCCTGCCGGAGGCAGGCGCAATTGCAACCGTACCGTCTGCCCTGCTGGCACCTGGTCCACAAACGCCGCCTTCGAAGCACCGGCCAGCAGCACCTCGATCCCGCAGGGCGTATGTCCGGAGGCCGCCCGCAGTTCCACGGGCAGCAGCTCGCCCTGTCCGGTATGAAACAGGGGTTGCTCCCCCACGCGCACCTCCAGACCGCGCAGATTCGCCCTGGCATACACATAGCTCATCACGCCCAGCGCCCCGGTCATGAAAGCCAGCAGATAAGCAGCGCCGTTGGACTGCACAGACCCCGCATACCCCATCGTACAGCACAGCCCGAACCAGGAAAACGTGTGGAGATTCCACTTCACCCGGGTGGTGGAGGGCAGTTCCGAGACCCGCTTTGGTCTGAAAAAAGACATCCCCCACGCCCACGCCCTGCCCATCATGGTGGGCGGTGCATTCAGGTGGCCTTCATGGGTCATGGCGCTCACGGAATCGCAGTTTCCTCCAGCAGGCGCAGTGCCGTCTCCCCATCCCCGTCCAGGCGGTGAGCCATCACCGGCGCACCGACATCCTGCACATCCTCCGGCAGCACCATCGTCCGCCCCTGCAGCAACGCCCAGGCACGGGCCGCATTCAGCAACGCCAGTCCGCCACGGGGTGAAAGCCCGCGCCCCTGCGCCCGGCTGGCCTCTAAAAGATCCTGCACATAGTCCAGCAGCGCAGCGGAGACATGCACCTTCCGCACATTCCCCTGCATCTCCTGCATCTCCGCCCAGGACAAAATCTCCGGCATCGCCCGCAGCATTTCTCGACGGTCCTGTCCTTGTAAAATGGACCTCTCCGCCACCCGGTCAGGCACCCCCAGCGCCAGCCGCATCAGAAAGCGGTCCAATTGCGACTCCGGCAGCATGAACGTCCCGATCTGCGAGGACGGATTCTGCGTGGCGATCACAAAAAACGGCTGCGGCAAAGCATGGGTGATGCCGTCCGACGTTACCTTTCCTTCCTCCATCGCCTCCAGCAGGGCCGACTGCGTCTTCGGAGTCGCCCGGTTGATCTCATCCGCCAGGAGCACCTGGGTGAAAACCGGCCCCTGGTGGAAGACAAACGTCCCCGCTTCCCGGTCAAAGATGGACGCTCCTAAAATATCCGCCGGCAGCAGGTCACTGGTGAACTGCACCCGCCGGAACTGTAATCCCAGCGCCTGCGCCAGCGCCTGCGAAAGCAGCGTCTTGCCCACCCCCGGCTGGTCTTCAAACAGCAGATGTCCACGCGCCAGCAGGCAGGTCACTGCCAGCCGGATCACACCTTCCTTTCCCACAATGATCTGAGAGACTCCCTCGATCAGGCGTTTCAGACGGTCATGGCATTGGAGCGCCACGGATTCAGGCAACGTGGCATCAGCGAGGGAAATGGGGCGGGCAGACACAAAAGTGGGGGGATTGGTGATATTTGGAGTGTCGCTTTTTGACCGCCCCGATGGCAAGCCTGTTCCACGATTCACATTGTTTTTACGTCCGTTAGTTCCCGCCTGGCCATACCGTATTGTCCTCCTTCCCCATGTCCTATACCTTTCCTCGCTCCACCGAACTCTTCGCCCGCGCCCAAAAAAGCATTGCTGGCGGCATTAACAGCGGCATCCGCAAAATGGAAGTGCCCGTGCCCCTTTACTTCGACCACGGGCAGGGCAGCCGCCTTTGGGACGTGGATGGCAATGAATACGTGGACTTCCAGACCGGTCAGGGTGCCCTCCTCTATGGCCACGCTCCAGCCGGCATGGCGGATGCCATCGCCGCACAGGCCAAAAAGGGCACCCACTGGGCCGCCCAATGCGAGCTGGAAATTGAGGTGGCCGAGCGCCTGCAAAAGATGATCCCCGGGGCAGAGCGCGTGCGCTTTAACAACTCCGCGACGGAGGTGGTGCTGGCCGCCTTCCGCCTGGCCCGCGCCCACACGGGGCGCAAGCTCATCCTCAAGTTTGAAGGCCACTACCACGGTTGGGCGGATGAGGGCCTCGTCGGTTTTTGTCCACCGCCGGACAAGTGGGGCAGCGAGGACGAGCCCACCAATCTGCACCCCAGCCAGGGCGTGATCCCGGAGGTGCTGGACCAGTTTGTCGTCGTCCGCTGGAATGATTTGGAGCACCTCCGCCGCCGGGTGGACCAGTATCGCGGCCAGATCGCCGCCATCGTTTTTGAGCCGGTACTTTGCAACACCTGCTGCATGGAGCCTGCCACGGGTCTGCTCCAGACCATCCGCGAGCTGTGCGACCGCGACGGCATGATGATGATCGCCGATGAAACCATCACCGGTTTCCGTTTCGGCGCAGGCTGCGCGCAGACGCATTACGGCGTCGTGCCGGACCTGACCATCCTGGGCAAGGCCATCGGTGGCGGAGTCCCCTTCGCCGCCCTGGTTGGAAAGGAAGCCTCCTTTGCCAAATTCCTCAGCGGCGAGGCCGTGCACGCTGGCACCCTCAATGCCAACCCGCTCTGCCTGGCCGCCGCCAAGTGGTGCCTGGACCAGGTCATCAATCTGGGAGATTCCCACCCGCACCAGATCATCGGCCTCGGCAAAAAGCTCATGGCCGGCCTCCGCACCCTGGCGGATGAACACAGCATTCCGCTGCGTCCGCAAGGCCCCGGCCTCGTCTTCCACACCGTTATGCTCAAGCCGGGCGCTGCCGAAGGCCACGTCACCAGCTATCGCGATTACGTGCAGCGCCACGATGCCCCCCGCTGGGCGCATTTGCGACGCTGTTTGTTAGAAAACGGCCTCCGTGCCATCGAGCGTGGCTTGTGGTTCCTCAGCCTCGCCCATACAGAGGCCGACGTGGATGAAGGCCTCAAACGTGCCTCCGCCGCCTTTGCGCGCCATGCGGTGGAATGGAAGGCGTGATCCGACATTGGCAGGAGATAAAAAACCACTAATGCCCAGCAATGAGCACTAATAAAAAAGACAAAACATTAGTGACTATTGCTGGGCATTAGTGGTTTAAAAATTCCCTTCCCCGAATCCTCGCTCCCCTCATCGTCCCTCTTGAAACCAGCGGATGCACGGAATTTAGATCTTCTTTTCCGTGTGTTTCGTGTATTCCGTGGTTGTCTTTGGTCTCAGTGACCGACCCCTGATATGAGCCAGCCCCCCCGCATCCTCTTCGCCGGACTTTTCCATGAAACACACACGTTTCTGGATGGCCTCACCGTCCTGGCCGACTTCGCCATCCAGCGTGGCGATGACCTGCTGGCGCAAAAGGGCGATGCCTCCCCCTTCGGCGGGGTGCTGGAGCTGGCAGATGAATTCGGCTGGGAAATGCTGCCCACCGTGGACTACCGCACCCAGCCCAGCGCCATGGTGGAGGATCTCGTCGTCGAAGCCTTCTGGGCCGACTTCCTGGACCACGCCACCCCGCACCTGGAAGCAGGTATTGATGCCATTTACCTCGTCCTTCACGGGGCCATGGTCTCGCAGTCTTTAGACGATGTGGAGGGCGAGATTTTGGAGCGCCTGCGCGCCCTGCCCGCTGCGGCCCAGGTGCCTATCTTTGGCGTCTTTGACCTTCATGCCAGCTTCACCCCGCGTATGGCGGCCCTTTCCAACGGCCTCGTCGCCTATCGTGAAAATCCCCACACCGATGCCCGCGAAGCCGCCTGCGATGCCGCCCGCCTGCTCCAGCGCTGCCTGACCAGCGGTGAAATGCCTAACCAACAATACATTCACCCGCCCCTCATGTGGCCGCCCACCGGCACCGGCACGGACAGCGAGCCCATGAAGACGCTGGAGGCCATGGCCCGCGAGATAGAAAAGGAACCCGGTATCTGGTCCGTCAGCGTCGTCGCGGGCTTCTCCTTTGCCGATACGCCGGATACCGGCGTCAGCTTCGTCATCGCCGCCACCACGGATGCCAGTGCCCACCTGCAAAAGCTCAGCGACACCGCCTGGGCCATGCGCGAGCAGGGCAACGTCATCGAGCAGCCCGTCTCCCAGATCATCGGCGACCTCGCCACCCCGCCGCCCGGCCTCACTGTCCTGGTGGAACCGGCGGACAACATCGGCGGCGGTGCCCCAGGTGACTGCACCGGCCTCATGCGCTCCCTCATCCACTGGCGCATCCCAAACTGCGCCGTCTGCATGGTGGATGCCGAGGCCGTCGCCAAAGCCCGCCAGTTCCGCGTGGGTGACCGCACCATGGTCTCCATCGGCGGCAAAGGCAGCCGGCTGGATGCCGGACCTGTCGAGATCGAGGTCGAAGTCATCTCCCACAGCGATGGCCAGTTTGACCTCGAAGACGCCCAAAGCCACCTCGCCTCCATGAGCGGCGGCAGCTTTGACATGGGCCCCTGCGCCGTCGTCCGGCACAAGGAGCTGACCATCCTCCTCACCAGCGTCAAGACCCCGCCTTTTGACCTCGGCCAGTGGCGCAGCCAGGGCCTGGAGCCCACCAGCTTCTCCGTCATCGGAGTGAAAGCCGCCGTCGCCCACCGCCGCGCTTATGACCCCATCGCCGCGCAGATGATCTGGGTCAACACCCCCGGCCCCTGCAGCAGCCAGCTCTCCGCTCTCCCGTATGAAAAAATCCGCCGTCCCATCTACCCACTGGATGTGGATTTTGACAATGCGTGACCACGCAACTTTACGTTGCCCAGGATTGCGGCTCAACGCCTGCTTTGCACCGCCCGGTTGAGCGTTTCGTCATAAATTTTTCGACGCTCATCCAGGCCGAGTCCTTTGTTACGGAGGCCGAGCATCTGGCGGTTAATGTCCTCACGCTGGCTGACGCTCAGGCGGGAAAGTTTTTCCACCACTTCTGCCGGCGGTTTCCTGGGGTAGCCGTCTCCAGAAAAACCTTCGCGATAGTCCACGGCGGCTTTTTTTGCCTCCGCCATCTGGGAGGAGCTTAACGGCGGGAGACTGCCGCCTGAGCTGCTTCTGGAACTGCTGCCGCCCGTGCTGGACCGGGCTGATTTGGCGGGAGGTTTTTGATAACGGATGGAGACGACCTCACCTCCCTCAATCTGGACCTGCGCGGTCCAGGTCTGGCTCCGTGCGGGATCTCCGCCGAGGCCTACCAGCTGCCACCCCTGGAAATTGGCGGTGCGTGAGACCACCTGCGATTGCATGGTCTGAGTGTCCAGGAGAGTCGCGAAGACATCCTCCTCCACTTGGGCGACACCTGTG from Prosthecobacter sp. SYSU 5D2 carries:
- a CDS encoding transglutaminaseTgpA domain-containing protein, translating into MTHEGHLNAPPTMMGRAWAWGMSFFRPKRVSELPSTTRVKWNLHTFSWFGLCCTMGYAGSVQSNGAAYLLAFMTGALGVMSYVYARANLRGLEVRVGEQPLFHTGQGELLPVELRAASGHTPCGIEVLLAGASKAAFVDQVPAGQTVRLQLRLPPAGQPVRLMLRSAYPLGLLQAQRVVNVEMTRHAVPPAAGNLPLPSSTVEAAGVDGRSRTSSPPGREGDDFAGVREWHPGDSPKHVDWRAVARGRPMMVKMWSRGASEAVMMDWAAIPLPEGERVGQLVRWIQMSEQQGLSYGIRLPGQEILAGQGEAHARRCLAALAEVHAGGLAGTETGKPVRIAPSHEHRAGVPRGPLVLLSAVLFLTVLPLHEVVAAPVLIFLFLCLAYRSLMKGPVKQRWLPLTMTAVGVVGVYLSQGDLLAMEAGMALLIVLAGGKLLESRSPHDFQVIAMIGWFLCLCGLLADQSILSAVMMFSAYVLIAGCMVRFRRGVPGAKTPAWLTGRLILQALPLVLLLFILFPRMNLDPFRMGARRTAMTGVPSSLDPGNVLEVAKSNEKAFRVEFPDGEIPRNDQRYWRCVVLWNCQGLSWSRGLRTTYAPGLRERQEGDIRQIITLEPHGQIWLPALDFPLRGSDGKSVYPLFAERVLNAHDTVRKLRRFDAVSRPQMDWEPITYAQREAALQLPGGLGEDLQKLAAQWRATSPTDRDVVEAGLTHLRTQGYSYTLEPGTYLGRRALEEFFLRRRQGFCEHFAAAFATMMRAAGVPSRVVMGYQGGEVPYMGTHLIVRQSDAHSWTEVWLEGSGWTRVDPTAALAPGRVNRGLQSFMLGGDEELERQRNSWWWQARERAQVVMDQVNDQWYNWVVSFDEETQFGWWSRLGVIFLGGDGAKNIYLFLVSFFLVVLGLGLLNAWLRRPARDGDPWRRAWVRLCQRLESLGLPVRRPNEGPLAYGRRISAVRPGIEELAAQYAAARYGTAAVSLKTFNKAVRMLR
- a CDS encoding AAA family ATPase — protein: MALQCHDRLKRLIEGVSQIIVGKEGVIRLAVTCLLARGHLLFEDQPGVGKTLLSQALAQALGLQFRRVQFTSDLLPADILGASIFDREAGTFVFHQGPVFTQVLLADEINRATPKTQSALLEAMEEGKVTSDGITHALPQPFFVIATQNPSSQIGTFMLPESQLDRFLMRLALGVPDRVAERSILQGQDRREMLRAMPEILSWAEMQEMQGNVRKVHVSAALLDYVQDLLEASRAQGRGLSPRGGLALLNAARAWALLQGRTMVLPEDVQDVGAPVMAHRLDGDGETALRLLEETAIP
- a CDS encoding aspartate aminotransferase family protein, giving the protein MSYTFPRSTELFARAQKSIAGGINSGIRKMEVPVPLYFDHGQGSRLWDVDGNEYVDFQTGQGALLYGHAPAGMADAIAAQAKKGTHWAAQCELEIEVAERLQKMIPGAERVRFNNSATEVVLAAFRLARAHTGRKLILKFEGHYHGWADEGLVGFCPPPDKWGSEDEPTNLHPSQGVIPEVLDQFVVVRWNDLEHLRRRVDQYRGQIAAIVFEPVLCNTCCMEPATGLLQTIRELCDRDGMMMIADETITGFRFGAGCAQTHYGVVPDLTILGKAIGGGVPFAALVGKEASFAKFLSGEAVHAGTLNANPLCLAAAKWCLDQVINLGDSHPHQIIGLGKKLMAGLRTLADEHSIPLRPQGPGLVFHTVMLKPGAAEGHVTSYRDYVQRHDAPRWAHLRRCLLENGLRAIERGLWFLSLAHTEADVDEGLKRASAAFARHAVEWKA
- a CDS encoding M81 family metallopeptidase, with the translated sequence MSQPPRILFAGLFHETHTFLDGLTVLADFAIQRGDDLLAQKGDASPFGGVLELADEFGWEMLPTVDYRTQPSAMVEDLVVEAFWADFLDHATPHLEAGIDAIYLVLHGAMVSQSLDDVEGEILERLRALPAAAQVPIFGVFDLHASFTPRMAALSNGLVAYRENPHTDAREAACDAARLLQRCLTSGEMPNQQYIHPPLMWPPTGTGTDSEPMKTLEAMAREIEKEPGIWSVSVVAGFSFADTPDTGVSFVIAATTDASAHLQKLSDTAWAMREQGNVIEQPVSQIIGDLATPPPGLTVLVEPADNIGGGAPGDCTGLMRSLIHWRIPNCAVCMVDAEAVAKARQFRVGDRTMVSIGGKGSRLDAGPVEIEVEVISHSDGQFDLEDAQSHLASMSGGSFDMGPCAVVRHKELTILLTSVKTPPFDLGQWRSQGLEPTSFSVIGVKAAVAHRRAYDPIAAQMIWVNTPGPCSSQLSALPYEKIRRPIYPLDVDFDNA